In Miscanthus floridulus cultivar M001 chromosome 8, ASM1932011v1, whole genome shotgun sequence, the sequence GTACGATTGGTACACCATGAATGCATTTCTTTGATGTTTCTCGATCGCTATCTCCCTGTTGAGATTTCGGAGATGCTGGTGATCAATCGCCCGATGGAGTGAGCCGGTTTCTTTGGCTTTTTGTTTTGATCAGGGCGGATTTCTTTctcgcgaggaggaggagggggaaaaGGGCTATCCGTTTCTTGCGGGAGCCCGTTGCTGCAGAGATCCATCCAACCAGCCAGGATTCAAGAACTGGCCTTTTTGTGCTTTACTCCCCAAGAGATTTTCACCCAAAGTTTGATCCTTCAAGCCGATTCGATCCCTGAAAACAACCAAAGCTGCCGCAAATCCGTTGTGATTCCAGGAAATCGCAGGGtggaggggagaggagaggagagggcgtCCTCTTCCGAGCAGCCCCGCATTGCCGCCTGTCGATGAGTGAGCGCTGCCTCCGATGCTTTCGGGGTGCTCGGTGTCCAGTCTCGCGGCGCGGTTCGCCTTCTTCCCGCCGGAGCCGGCGACGTACGCCGTCCGGAAGGATGAGGCCACGGGCCGCCTCGTCGCCTCCGGCGTGCCGCGGGACAACGCCATGGACGTCCTGCTCGTCAACACCACCAGGGGGAACAAGGTCGTGGCTTTCTACTTCCGGAACCCCTGCGCGCGCCTCACCCTGCTCTACTCGCACGGCAACGCCGCCGACCTTGGCCAGCTGTACGACCTTTTTGTGCAGCTCAAGGTCAATCTCAAGATCAATCTGATGGGGTTAGTGGCGCACCATGTTTCCTGGCCATCTCTTTGATCTTGCAAATTTTCCCTTTCAAGTGTTTATTAGGTGCATTTATTCTGCTGTTTCCTAGTTTCTAGTATCAAATGCTATGCTCCTTAATCTGTTTAGGAAAGTGTACTTCAAGCGTTAATACCTTTCTTGTTTTAATAGGATGCTCTGCCTAGACATGCCTTTGCTTTCTATTCTCTGGATTTTATTTAGAGGGGATGGAGCGGCGCTACTGGATAAGATACTCTTTACCTTTAGTGACGGTTTGTGCGAATTACTGATGCTGCATTGCATAGATCAGTTTCATTTTGCATGTCGAGGGCGGCGGAAGCACGCCGTTACTGGAATGTGGGATTTGGAAGTGGTTATGACGTGTGCTACGCCGTCACTGGAATGTGGGATTTGGAAGTGGTTATGACGTGTGCTTCAGTCTTTCCGTTTCTTGTTTCAAACGTAGAATCTGACATCAATAGAAGATTCAGTTCTTATCGCTGCGTATGCGTTACTGTTGTGAATGGTTATCAAGGAAAAACGTTAATTTTAACCGTTTCTGTTGTTGAAATATTTCATATCACTATATCATTGGCCCAAAGTTGACTGCGTCTTCATTCTCTGACATCAATAGAAGATGATTTGGCGTTTTCGGTTTCATCAGTCTGCTCTTAAGGTAAGCTATAAAGTTGTGTAGAATATGCTGATGTGATTACTGTGTTTTTCTGTGATCGCAGATACGACTATTCTGGCTATGGTGCATCTACTGGCAAGGTAAGGATGAACTTATTTCTCAAGTGTAACAAATTGCTAAAAAGGGGCAGAcctagtgccggaggctcccacatgagtggggtctggagaagGGAAAAACCGAAGTGGTGGTGAATTGCTGATTGGCTGTTTCAAACACTTGTCTTAAATTTTTGTGGCCTTTCAGAACTAACACATATacttctgcaaaaaggaaaaaaaaaagaactaaCACAGATAAATAGTTATCTAGCGTGCCTAACTACAGAGCTTGCAGTTTTTGCACTCAGTCTCAAGATTCAACGTGCCATGCTCGAGAAATGTGGCTTCGAGAAATGTGGCTTTAGTTTCACATTACAAGAAAGTTTCACATTACAAGAACGTAGTTTATATACCTACATGCGAAGAGGCTTTTTGGCCCATGCCTGACTGGTGCATTACTGGCACAGCATGGCCAACGCATCTTTAAAGGCTGCTCAGAGTCTCAGAGATAGCAATGGTCATCATATTTAGATTCGAACCCTTTTCTTGTCAGCCATGCATGCCATTTTAAAGTGTCATACTACAGTTTTAAGAATCAGCTTTTGCAAAATTACATGCATGAGCAGTTTGTTCCATTCAGGTCCACCTGCAGGCTTCATGGATGTCCCAACTATCCATCTCACTGTTGTGGCATGATATGCAAGTTCTGTCTCAATGGCATGTGGACCCAACATGTCATTCCCAGTTCAATGCAAAAAATCATTTTAAGCAAAATTTCATGATATTGTTTATATATGTCATAAAATTGAATTGAGGCTTTTAAGTTCTGACCTAATGATACACTGTTCCTGAAATTTCAGAATTAGATAAGCAAACTGGAACTGTTTTCTTTTGATTTTCCTGTCTTGTATTTTAAGACTCCATGTAGTCAGTGCAGCGATAATTCCTGACTTATTAAACTTTGTTCATCTTAAATTCAAATTCTGTTTTGGATACTAGATTGACTGATATATTGCTATATGCTCATTTGAGCTAAGTCAGATGCCGTGTTCAGTTTGTATTGCTGCCAGGTTCCTGGTTTTTGTACTTATCATACACTTGTATTCTTTCTAGAGGATTACATTTTGGAGGACTGGATCTTGTGTTTGTTATTTGTATGCAGCCAAGCGAAGAGAATACATATGCAGACATTGAAGCAGTTTACCAATGCTTAGAAACTGAGTATGGGATCAGCCAGGAAGACATTATCTTGTATGGACAATCTGTGGGCAGTGGACCAACATTACATTTAGCCTCTCGTTTGCCTAGATTGCGTGGGGTGGTTCTCCACAGTGCTATACTGTCAGGCCTCCGTGTTGTTTGCCATGTGAACTTTACTTTCTGCTTTGACATTTACAAAGTAAATAACTCAAACTGATTCTCTTTTGCAGTCCACACCTCCTATGCCTAGACTTACCCTTTACTAATGTCTAGCCAAACCTATTTCTGCAGAATgtgaagaaaataaaaaaggtCAAATGCCCAGTGCTCGTTATTCATGTAAGTGTTCTCTAATAGGATATCTAGCCTTTGTCTATTTACTTCATTACTTGTCTGATTGGACAAGTAGCAGTAAATTTCAACTAACATGCACTGATCCCTTCTGATGGCAGTGTGCTGTTGTTGTTCCTGCTACACTAGCAGTTTATGTATTGGAGCAGTAATGCTATTACTGGTAGTTGTGATAGTGAATAAATTCATTACTCATTACACACTAGTTCATCATGGCATCAAAACATCCTTTTAGCAGAAAAGCAATTTCATGTAATACCTTTTTTATGCAATTTTAGATATAGGAGTCAAAGATGATGACCAATTGAAATCTGTGTAGAAGAAAATCCATTTAATATCTGGAATCCCTTTGATCAGATTCTCTCCTCTGTAGTCTTGCTACTCCTAGCAGGACAATTCATCATCTTGGTGCTAATTCTtggcttttgaaaaaaaaatttaaaccaaATGTTTTAGCCAATGTGTGGCCCAGTACATAGGTTTAGATGGGGTAACCTCCAGCCTCTACACTAACCAGGGATGTATACAGCCATAGGTAGATGGAAAAATACATAGGTGGAGGGGGAAAAACAGAACTACAAAGGCTAGAAACAAAGTCTTCATATTCAGCCTGTTGGCTTCTACTACTTGCCGCCGCAAACGAACACCTGTGCGGCACTGTTCCTTGTGCTGCTGTTGCAGCGGCCGCAGCCGACTGTTCCGAACAGGCCCAAAGCCTCGACTAGCCAGCAGTTACGTCAACTGAATTCATGCCCTTTTATGGGCTGGGATGTCACTAGCAGCTGTAGTTCTCTAGTGTGCAAGTTGTACACGTGGTAGCCTCACCATATGCCCATATGGGACCTCACTGACTTGATTCAGCCTGTAACCCCAAAGAATAATTGGGCATTGGCTGTCCTGGCAtgggtggttgttggcctttcaCTGTTCATCCTGTCATAGTGAACAACTTATATTGTCTTGGCTGAGCCCAACCAAATTTATAGCCATGTCAAGCTAGTAGGCCCAAAAGATCAGGATTGTTCTGGCCCAAATTTTTGCACAGGCCTAACGAAATCTACAGGCTACATCTGAGTCTATTTGTTTGTTGCTGCCCTGCAAGTGCATATTCTTAGCCAATGATCTCAAAACATGAAAGGCCAAATCGTAGGGCCTGAAAGCCACCAGTTTACAGGAAACAGTCCTGTTACCCAGCTTTTTACAGTAAAACTATTTCCCAGCTTGTCTGACATATTTCATTTGATTTGCTCTTACCTATTTACAGTTTTTATGTTGTTGGTTGCTATCAGGCTGTCAGCATTAATTTGTTACACAAATCATAGGCATTTTCAGTTTTACCTAGATCGCTTGTTCATGCAATGGATATATATTTTGGGTGCTGATTTGTATTATTTAGCATTGCTAGACCCTGTTAGAACAAATGAACAATCATGAAAAACTGGTGAACATACATCCGAATTCATCTATATGTTTCATTGCTGTATGTTTTGTCATAGGGTTGCTTGTATTCCAATTATATTAGAAGATATTTTTCCTCAAAAAAATATTAGAAGGTATTTGTCTAAGTTACACCCATTGATTGTTGCAGGGGACGGATGATGATGTTGTGAACTGGTCACATGGAAAGGAGCTGTGGAAACTAGCAAGGGATCCTTATGACCCACTCTGGATCAAAGGGGGAGGTCACTGCAACCTGGAGCTGTACCCAGACTTCATCCGCCACCTATCCAGGTTCATCCGTGAGATGGAGAACATCACAACAAAGATCCGGCTCAAGAAGATCAGGCCGTCCCTGCAGCCTAGAAAGAAGGCCCACCACCAGGCGAACACCGCGACAACAACCACCTTCACCGCTAACTGCTGCTGCCGCATCCGAGTCCGCAAGCCGACCTGGCCCAGCTGCAACTTCAGCTGCGGCTGCTGCAGCGGGCTGAGGAACTGCTTCGCCTTCCGTTTTTCCAGGTGCTGCCGCCCTACTACCTGCTTCACCTCCTCCTGCAGCGACGGTTGTTGCTCGTGCAGGAGCTGCTTCAAGTGCTGCTGCTGTGGAGACGTGCGATAATGAATGCCACCGATCTTTGCGCATGTATAGTAAAGATTTGAGTCCTGGGATATCTGCTAACCCTTTAAATGCCGTAGTCTGAAACCTAGATTTGAGTTAGCTGAACGTTGTATTAACAGATAGAGACTCCCCCGCACTTGTGCTAGCTTCGTCTCTGCCGGTGCCACCTGCCCTCCGTTGTATTTGCTTGTCAGATTCGTTAGTCTAATTATTGACATATATAAGCCGTTTGCTGTTTGGAGTCTAGAATAATGCTGATACTTGGATTGATCCTTCTTTTTCGGCTAGTATCTTTTTCTGGTTGTTCCAGTAAAGCTCAAGCTCCCATTATGTAGTGGTCGGTCCATGCTGAGTTGCTGATGTCCGTTGAACTCGAGTCTGGTTCACCTGCATGCATATTTTCTTGATGAAAACTGGAAGATACTCCTTGCATGTGCAGACGGTTGTTTGTTAGACTGACAGGCAATGAGCCAAATGGAGTGGAATGTTTTTGAGATAGCATCTACCAGGCAGACACTGAGAACAAATcatagggcctgtttagattgaggttaggaatcagtattgggcactgtagcactttcgtttgtatttgacaattattgttcaatcatgatctaactagacttaaaagattcatctcgtaatttataattaaactgtgtaattagtttttttatctacatttaatactccatgcatgtgtttaaagatttgatgtgatggaaagagagtgaaaaaacttacaatctaaacaagacctgaTAGTTCTTTCCACCACTGTTTTCTGTTCGTATTGTCAGAAATGGGCGATACGGTCGGTGGAAGAGATGGACCAGTGTAGTACGAACCTGAAATCAATCGATCATAGGGCCTCGCCGCTCCCATTCATGCTCATGCGTGCAGATTCAGGAACTGGCGCCCATTCATACAGTTGAGTCGCATACATACAGGAGCCAGCTACTAATGATTCTCTGATTCTGTACAAGGCCATGGCCATGTGAGGGCATTGAATTggatttccttagaaaatgcgcGACTAAACCAACACAACAGTCAGTCGGCGCCTCGGCGGGTCGATGGATTATTGGAGCTCACGAAATCTGGCATGCATTCAGCTGCCTGCATTCCAGATTTCCAGGGTCAGGATCTCTGAACTTCCCTGAACCCCTTCCTGCACAAGCACAACCGGATTCCGGTGGTTGATCTGTAGCTCTTGCGCGTTTCACCGAGGATCGGAGGCGACAAACGGAGTATGCCGATGGATGTATGGGTGCACCAGCACCACAGGGTAGCTGTAGCTGCAGGTACACCAATGCCGTAGTACTAGTATACGTGACGTGTCATGGGTCTTGTGGCGATGTCTGTACGTTGTGTTGGAGTATCTAGTGCGCTGCTGCATGCCTGTCTCTGTATGCGGCCAAACGGCTACCTTGACACGTACCTTTCGCCAAGCGAATATAGGCTGCCCTGCCCAGTTGGAGCTAGCGCACATGATTGTGCACACACAAAACAGAAAACACCTACTGATTCTCCTCACACACAAGCACACAAAACTCGAGTGCACGAGCTAGCTACAATTCAGTTCTCCAGAGCTGTAGATGGTGGACGCAGATTCTGGTGTGGTGACTGACGGGCCGCTGAGCAATTAGGCAGCCCATGGA encodes:
- the LOC136472133 gene encoding uncharacterized protein — its product is MLSGCSVSSLAARFAFFPPEPATYAVRKDEATGRLVASGVPRDNAMDVLLVNTTRGNKVVAFYFRNPCARLTLLYSHGNAADLGQLYDLFVQLKVNLKINLMGYDYSGYGASTGKPSEENTYADIEAVYQCLETEYGISQEDIILYGQSVGSGPTLHLASRLPRLRGVVLHSAILSGLRVVCHVNFTFCFDIYKNVKKIKKVKCPVLVIHGTDDDVVNWSHGKELWKLARDPYDPLWIKGGGHCNLELYPDFIRHLSRFIREMENITTKIRLKKIRPSLQPRKKAHHQANTATTTTFTANCCCRIRVRKPTWPSCNFSCGCCSGLRNCFAFRFSRCCRPTTCFTSSCSDGCCSCRSCFKCCCCGDVR